The genome window TGAGCCTCGAGAAGTTCGTGCCAACACCTGTCGAGGAAAGCGCCAAGCTGACCGGAATCTACTCCTTCGATTGGGGAACCGGGCTTTATTCAGCCCTCGTGCCGATACCCCACTCCCACCCGATAACGGAGGTTGAAGCATACAGGATACTCGCCGGAGTTGAGGCAATACCGATAGCGGCCGGCGGAGCAGGCGGGGCCGAGGGCAGCGTCACCCTCGTGCTGGAGGGTGAAGACGAGGCAATGGAGAGAGCGAAGGAAATAACGAAGGCCGTTAAGGGTGAACCCCACCTTAAGCCCTACACTGAGGACTGTTCCGTCTGTCCGTTCGCGAAGATATGCGGACTCGGAAGCGGGGTGTTCTGAGATTGAAGCTTTTTTCAAGAATTTCTTTTTAAACCTGCTTCTTTCTCTCTTCTAACGGAGGTGAGAGGATGGACGAGCTTGAAATGATAAGGAGAAAAAAGATGCTCGAACTCATGAAGAAGGCTGGAATGATAGAGATCACGCCGAAGAAAAAGGTGGTCATCGAGGTCATAACGTCACCCGGCTGTCCCTACTGCCCGATAGCGTGGGCGATGGCCCAGGAGCTTGAGAGGAAATACGAAGGCGTAATAGCGAGGGAATTAAGTGTTGCAACAGCCGAAGGCCAGAGGAAGGCTATGGAGCACAACATAATGGGAACCCCCACCATACTCATAGACAACAGAGTGGAGTTCATAGGGGTTCCGAACTTTGCGGAATTTGAGAGACGGGTGAGGGAAAAGCTCGGTTTACAGTGAAGCACCCGTAAGAACCCACACCCCTATCGCAATCAGCAGTATCCCCGCTATGACCGACAGCTCCCTGCTGTGCCTCACCATCGCTTGCGAGAAGTGCTTGCTCTCGGTGACGCTCCCCATCGCCAGCAGTATGACAACCAGGGGGAGCACGAAGACGAGGTTGTAGAGGGCAAGGAGAAGGAAGGCGAGAGCTTTCCCGGCCTTTGAGATTATTATCGCATAGACGAGGTAGCTACCCGCAGAGCACGGGAGAAGGGTTGTGGAGACTATAACTCCGAGCGTAAAAGCCCCGATGGCCGTTGCGTCGCTGCTGAATATCTTCCTCCTGATTTTGCTCTTGTCCCCGACGCGGGACTTCTCCATCAGGCCGGTGACTATGGTGTAGGCACCGAAAACTATTGCGGCAACCCCCGCGACCCACAGGGGGAGGTAGCCGGCGAAGTACAGCAGGCCAACTCCAAGGAGGTAGTAGGAGACGTAAACGGCAGCAATGAAGGCCGCACCGATGAGGTAGAGCCTTCTCTTCGACACCTCCCTGACGGAGAGTGCTATGAGAAGCATCGTGTAGATAACGAAGGTGCATGGGTTTATCGAGTCGCTCATGGCGAGGGCAAAGAACTTTGGTACAAAGTCCACCATGCCCAGCGCCCACAGCGCGAGGGAGCTAACCCCAAAGGAGGCCAGAAGGATTATCGCCAGTCCCTTTACCTCACTTCTCATGATAGTCAGTTATCACCACTCTTTTTGTGGCTTTCTAAAACAAAAAGTTGAGAACGAAAGGTCAGCGCCTCCGTTTACGGAGGACCAGGGGAATGACGGCAAGGGCGACCAGTATTCCGGGACCGCATATCCCGTTATCCGATGAACCCGTGGTGGTATTCATTGGTGTTGTGGTCGTCGTTACTGTCTCATCTGGGTTCCTGTGCTCAACGTAGATAACCTGAAGTTTCTGGATGATGGTTTCGTTTTTTATTATGTACGCCTTGCCCCCCATGACCAGGATGAGGCCGTCGTTCTCAATGGCGGCCTCCACTATCTTTGGCGCCGCGGAAACGTTGAATTCCCCCTCAACTATGGCCTTGAGTTCACCCTCGTAGGCTATACCTATAGCGGGCACTCCAGATATGCCGGTGTACCGGTACTGTTCCCCGAACAGTGCCTGGTTTTCGGTATTGTCCACCAGCTCGTAGTACGTCAGACTGTCGTTTCCGTAGACCCTCGGTATCTCCTCCTTCATTTTGCGGCAGTGGGGGCAGGTCTTTGCACCGTACATATAAAAGTCGAGCTTGTCCGGGTTCACCTGCCCCTCTGCAACGGCGTATGAAACCGTCGAGATTAACAGCATCCCGATAATAATCAAAACCAGCTTTCTCATTTTCTCACCCAAACCTTATTCCCGTGGGAAGTTATAAACCTTGGCCGCGGAAAGCTTAAATCCTCCGGGTTGCAAAATTTTTGGGGATGATCATGCAGGAGTGGTACCGCTCCAGGGCACTGTACGAGGCCGTTCAAAAGCTGGTGGAGTCAGGCAGGATCGATGAGGCTCTCGAAATGGCTGAGGGGATACCCGATGGCAACATACGATCGAAGGCGTTCTCACACATAGCCGTGGAGGTGGCAAAGTCGGGGAGGGATTATCACGAGGCGCTGGAGAGGGCAGTTAAGGCGGCCCTCGACATCGACAACCGCGACGAGAGCACAAAAGCCCTGATGAGCCTGGCCTTTGAGTTCCTGAACATGGGCAATCCGGAGGAAGCCCTCAGAATTTCCCGGTACATAACCGACCTCCCGAATAAGTCAAAGGTCGAGGCGGAGGTGGCGCTGGTCCTCGCCAAATCCGGCAAGGTGAGCGAGGCGATGGAGATAATCAACGGCATCATGGACGACGACGTCAAGACCTGGGCTATGTCGAGGCTCGCCAGCCAGCTTTAGCGCGAATCTGTATATTTTCTGCCGATTTCTCCAGAATTTTGACACCGGAGGGGCCACAAGACTTTTTTAAGCTTCCCCCCTCCAAGGAGGGAGGTGAGAAAAGGTGGAGAGCGGAGCGATAATCGGACTTATTGGAATGCTTCTCCTGGTCAGCTCATGGGTCCCGCAGACGATAGAGACCATAAAAACGAGGAAATGCCCCCTGAACATGCAGTTTATACTGATCTACGTCACCGCTTCGACGCTGCTAACTGTTTACTCCTACATCATAGGGGACTGGATATTCTTCGCCCTGAACTTCCTGGCGGCCTTCCAGAGCGCCATAAACCTCGTCGTGAAGCTGATGGAGAGGAAGGGGTAGCTCACTCCCTTCCGTACAGTCCCACCAGCTCCCCTATCTGGATCACGTGGCCCTCCATGGCCCTCTCCAGCTCTTTTCTGCTCGCTCCCGGATCAAGCTCGAGGACTGTGTCGAGGGCGTAAACCCTGAAGTGGTAGTGGTGCACCCCGTGACCCTTGGGCGGACACGGGCCACCGTAGCCGATCTTTCCGAAATCGTTCCTCCCCTGGACCATCTTCACAGGAGCATCAACGACGCCTTGGGGCGGAACGCCTTTGGGAATTTCCCCCAGCGGCGGTATGTTCCAGGCTATCCAGTGGGTGAAGGTTCCGCCGGGAGCGTCGGGGTCGTCCATTATGATGACGAGACTTTTAGCGTTCGGATCTATGTGCCCTATGAATATCGGGGGGTTCACGTTCTCACCGTCGCAGGTGAACTCGACGGGTATGTAGTCCCCGTTGTGAAACACCGAACCTATCTCAAGATCCATTTCTACCCCTCCATCGGGCTTTTTCTCAGCGGTACAGCCGGCAGTACCGGCAATAAAAACCAAGAGCAGCACCACCATCAACCTCTTCATATGCAGAAATTGATTTTCAAACGTAAAAACATTTCGGGACCAGACTTTTCAAAACTTCACTAGGCCGGGAATTGATTTTTAAAGATGTTGCCCATATTCTTTTGATGCCCCATGAAGGTGCTCTGGGAGAAGGAGATACCTGCGGAGAGCATAGTCGTCTCGCCGAGACCGGTCTGGAAGTGCCGGGCCTGTCCGATGTACGGAAGGAGGCCAAGCTGTCCGCCCCACGCTCCGGACTGGAGGGAAACCAGGGAGTGGGTGCGGCACTTCAGGAGGGCCCTGATAATCAAGTTCGAAATCGACATGGAGCGCTTCGAGGAGGAGAAGCGGGAGGCGATCCTCTACCTGCTCAGGCGCGAGGCCGAGCTCTTCAGGGAGGGGAAGCTCTACGCGATGGCGCTCTTTCCAGGCTCGTGCAACCTCTGCGACGACTGCCCCTTCGAGAGGGGGGAGCCGTGCAGGCTTCCAACGAAGGTCAGGCCGAGCATAGACGCTGTAGGGATTGAGATCGGAGAACTCGTCGGGATAGACTTCTCCGAAAGCGTTTTGTACGGGATGGTGCTAATTGAGTGAAGGTGGTAAGATGAGGGAAAACGTTTCACCCCCGCGCCTGAAATGGGGGATATCGCTCATCATGACGCTCGTCTACGCCTTCGGAGCCACGTGGTTCTACTACCTGCCGTCGAGGGGGGAGCCGGAACCGGACGTCACGTTCTGGGGACTGCTCGCCCAGTTCCTCGTTTTGAGCTTCCTGTTCTGGATAATCCTGATCCCGGAGAGAAGGTCAAGCAGGGCTCCCGATATGCTTATGCTCACGGTTCTAACCGTTCCAGCTGGAGTACTCGCGTCCCTGCTCTTCATCTTTGCGGTCACTTCCTTCGGGATTCACGAAACCTACGGCGCTGGCTACTTCGTCCTTGCCCTTGTGCCGTTTCTAATAGCCCACAAAACTGTGAAGAGGCGCATTTCCTGGATTCCATTTGCCCTTGCACTGGTTTATGGTCTCGTGGCGTACATATGGGGGAATATGCCATGGTGAAGGTGGCCTACATAACCCTTCTCGGCCGCT of Thermococcus sp. JdF3 contains these proteins:
- a CDS encoding thioredoxin family protein; this encodes MDELEMIRRKKMLELMKKAGMIEITPKKKVVIEVITSPGCPYCPIAWAMAQELERKYEGVIARELSVATAEGQRKAMEHNIMGTPTILIDNRVEFIGVPNFAEFERRVREKLGLQ
- a CDS encoding cytochrome c biogenesis protein CcdA, yielding MRSEVKGLAIILLASFGVSSLALWALGMVDFVPKFFALAMSDSINPCTFVIYTMLLIALSVREVSKRRLYLIGAAFIAAVYVSYYLLGVGLLYFAGYLPLWVAGVAAIVFGAYTIVTGLMEKSRVGDKSKIRRKIFSSDATAIGAFTLGVIVSTTLLPCSAGSYLVYAIIISKAGKALAFLLLALYNLVFVLPLVVILLAMGSVTESKHFSQAMVRHSRELSVIAGILLIAIGVWVLTGASL
- a CDS encoding CGP-CTERM sorting domain-containing protein: MRKLVLIIIGMLLISTVSYAVAEGQVNPDKLDFYMYGAKTCPHCRKMKEEIPRVYGNDSLTYYELVDNTENQALFGEQYRYTGISGVPAIGIAYEGELKAIVEGEFNVSAAPKIVEAAIENDGLILVMGGKAYIIKNETIIQKLQVIYVEHRNPDETVTTTTTPMNTTTGSSDNGICGPGILVALAVIPLVLRKRRR
- a CDS encoding type IV pilus biogenesis/stability protein PilW, producing the protein MQEWYRSRALYEAVQKLVESGRIDEALEMAEGIPDGNIRSKAFSHIAVEVAKSGRDYHEALERAVKAALDIDNRDESTKALMSLAFEFLNMGNPEEALRISRYITDLPNKSKVEAEVALVLAKSGKVSEAMEIINGIMDDDVKTWAMSRLASQL
- a CDS encoding membrane protein, with product MESGAIIGLIGMLLLVSSWVPQTIETIKTRKCPLNMQFILIYVTASTLLTVYSYIIGDWIFFALNFLAAFQSAINLVVKLMERKG
- a CDS encoding YbhB/YbcL family Raf kinase inhibitor-like protein, translating into MDLEIGSVFHNGDYIPVEFTCDGENVNPPIFIGHIDPNAKSLVIIMDDPDAPGGTFTHWIAWNIPPLGEIPKGVPPQGVVDAPVKMVQGRNDFGKIGYGGPCPPKGHGVHHYHFRVYALDTVLELDPGASRKELERAMEGHVIQIGELVGLYGRE
- a CDS encoding DUF2284 domain-containing protein, producing MKVLWEKEIPAESIVVSPRPVWKCRACPMYGRRPSCPPHAPDWRETREWVRHFRRALIIKFEIDMERFEEEKREAILYLLRREAELFREGKLYAMALFPGSCNLCDDCPFERGEPCRLPTKVRPSIDAVGIEIGELVGIDFSESVLYGMVLIE